In Camelus dromedarius isolate mCamDro1 chromosome 16, mCamDro1.pat, whole genome shotgun sequence, the genomic stretch CCTCCGAGCTCAGGCTTGTCCTCCAACTTTTCtgatttctccttctctttcaagGGCACCTCAAACCCACCATGTCCTACACTCATGATTTTCCCACACCAGACCTGGGCTTCGAAAGCAGAAAATGGTACTGCCGGTCGTAGAAGACTGAAATCCAGGAGTTGGGGGCCTTGCCTTTCTAATCCACTCCTAAGCTCTGCTGCTCTTGCAGTTCACATCTGGCTCCCGCTCCTTCTGCCTCCCACAGCGCCAGCCCCCATGCAGGCTGTCTTCCCAGACCACCACAGGAACCTCCGGCTGGGCTTCCCCCATACCCACCTGGGGACCCCTCCGATATTCTCCACTCAGCTGCCACAGGGAGCTTCCAAACATCAGCTCTGATCATGTGGTacccatccccagccccaccccaaacTGGAGCCCCTTTATAAGGTATACATTGCTCTTAGGACAAGGATAAAATTGTCACTGAAATTTGCCTTTGGCATTCTGGCCTTCCTAATTTCTTCATCCTTACTTGATCATCTTGTCTGAACTcactctctgctccagccccttTGGCCCTCCTTCAGTGTCCTTTGACCATCATGTTCTCTCTCaccgcagggcctttgcacatgcttgtttcctctgcctggagagcgagtctctctcttttcttaccTAACCAACTCCTGGTTTTCTTTCTAACATAGACTCAACGGCCCTCAAGGAAGCCGTGTCTAAATTTCCTAAGTGGGCTGGATAATCTCCTTAAGGATTCTCACAGAACCACTGGCCTCTCCTTCATCTGTCTGTCACAGTGGTAATCACAGACACTGTGGAGTCATCTAACCCCTCTGGACGGTAAGCGCTTTGCTCACTCCTTTGAATACTCCTATGCTGTGAACAACGTCCAGGACAACGCAGGTGTTTAAcgaatgcctggcacatggcaccCAGTGAGTGTCAGCCCCCGCCCACCTCCTTGGCCACCACACGGAAAGTAGCCCCCCATCACTATCCCATCAGCCCTTTTATTGCCTCCTCAGCCCTCACCACCCTTTGATATGACCTTGGGcatttttggtttcctagtttattgtctgtctcccggGCCTGGCTCCCACTGCTTACTGCCAGTCCCCCTTGCCCAGCACAGAACCTGGCAGGGGTAGGTGCTAAACAATCtttcaaattgctgaaggaagggagagaaggaaggaaagaaggcaggaggGCTCCCAATCTGGGGGGTAAGCCTGACATGGTTTGGACCCTGGGTATACTCGTGggcaccccacccacccagccggacacagcagccctgcagcccctggcctgtccctccctctgccctacTCTCACCCCCAGCCCTGTGGCCGGGTCTGAGCACTAACTGGAAGGGCTGAGCACATTCCAGTGGAGGGAGAACATAGCAAGAGGGTAGCTTGGGGGGCAGAGGCGGGGAGAAAGGTCTACTGCTTTCCCCGCTTTCTCTCAGCACCCAGGAGAGCCCAGGGAGCCTGCTGTGGCCTTCCAGCTTAAAGACAGGTCCAGGAACACACGGCGTTGGCTCTGGGGAGGAGGCACAGGGAGCAGATCCCAGGAGGAGCGGCCCCAGCCCCCGTCTTACCTTGCTGTAAATAATCTGTAGTGTTAGAGGGATGGCCTCCCGGTCACCATCGATGCCCAGCCGCTTGCTGCCAGGACCTGTGCCACACACAGACAGACCGTTTGCTCGTTCTCCCTTCCTGGGCCCCTCACagaccctgggctctgcctccccgTCCTCAGgactcccctccccagggccccagctcctggcccaCCCCCCTCTAGCTCCGCCTCCAGGAGTCACTCCTCCTGGCTCCCTCTAGCCCCACCAGCCCAGGACACCCCGCTCCAGTGTGACACCCCCAGCCGCTCAGCCACCGGCTCAGGCAGCACCCACCTGAGGCCTTGATGGCGCGCGTGGCCGCTGAGTGACCCAGCTCCAGGGAATGGATGAAGATCTCCGTTGTCTTCTCCCCAGTGATGAAGGTCAGCTGGAGGGGGCAGGAGTGTGGGCATCAGTGCAGGCCCCCCGAGGCCCCCCACCCCGCGCCCCCAGTGCAGGGAGGCGGGCAGGCCACGCGGGGAGCGGGCAGCGGCGGGGCGGGCCTCACCTCCGTCTGATAGACCTGCAGCAGCACCGGCCGGGCCGCAAAGCGGCAGTAGTAGAGCAGCATGTCCGCCAGGAtgggcagctgggctggggagccctcCAGGGGCCGGGGCTCAGCCTTTAGAgactgctgggggtgggggtggagcccGAGGCAGAGCGACAGGTGGACAGAGaatgagagaggaagagatgagAGAAGAACGACAGGCACACACACGCCAAGAGGAGAGAGGTCGggggctggggagatgggagcagGGAACAGAATGGCCGGGGGAGGACCCACAGCCCAGCCTCCGTGCCCACCCTCACTGGCACAGGGACAAAGCTGGGAGCTGAGGAACAGGGCTGAAGCCTGAGATGCCTGGGCCCCTCTGGGGCCCCTCCCTGTCAGTGCGGTGACCCAGCCCTCACCCCCGGAGCCCTGGGCTCAGCTCAGTCCTGCTTCCACACACTCTCCCTGCTCATTCCCAAGTGAGCCCGGGTCCTCCACCGGGGCCTCGAGCTGGATCCCCCAAACTCAGGCCTTCGAGGCAAGGCTGGGGCACCTGCAGCCAGGGGGCCCCCTCCCCGCACCTGGGGACGGGGCCACTCACCTGGCACAGGACCTCGGGGGGCAGGTGCATGAGGCCCAGCACGTTGCGCTCATACCAGGGGTCGAGCATGCCGAGGTAGTGGGAGATGTCGTTGGTGCTCTCCTCCCAAGGGGGTGCGCCTGGCTCCTGGGCGAGGGGCAAGGGTCAGTCCCAGCCACCTGGGGCGCCAGCCAGCCCgcccccagggccctgggtggTGCCTGCAGCCCCGCCCTGAGCTTCTCCCTGCCCTTGGAGAAGTCTGGCTACTCTCAGTCCACGGCACAGAGCAAAACAGCCCCCTCCCAAGTGCAGCGCAGGGACCACTCCCAGGAGCGAGGCCCAGGCAGGAGGAGGCACCGCCTAAACACGGGTGGTTGCTTTCAGTGACTTTCAACCAGCCCCCTTCAGGTAACTGAGACCCGCTCCTCGACTCCCCCACCCCgctgggcccagggctggggacgTACTGCAGGGCCGGGGTGCCTCGGGGAGTCTGTGGGGAgcggggaagggctgggggaggctgggctggtgCTGGTGCCGGGCCCGTGGGTCCGCTTCACGGGCACGTAGAAGAACTGAAGCTTGAAGAACCGGGTGAGGAGCGGACGATTGTTCTCCAGCCGCCTGCTAAGGAGAAGACGGTGAGAAGGGAGCCCCTTGGTCCCAGATTTTGCCGGCATCACCACCCTGCTGCCAGGGGCACAGTGATGCCCCGTTTCGGCTCTCACCGCAGGTTGCTGTACGCCCGAGCCACCTTCCCCGAAATCCGATCGGAGCCAAAGACCACGACACGTAGCGTGGAAGCCTTGGGGTCCTCATCCCCACTCAGGAAGGGGCGGCGGCGCTGGTGGCGGGAGGCGGGGGCCAGGAGCCAGCTGGGCAGCTGGGGGCTGAGcttgggctggggcagggagcggGAGCGCTGGGCCCTGGACGGGGGTGGCACCAGGCCATCCAGCGGGCTGCAGAGGCTGCCGGCCCGCCGCAGGGGCAAGGTGGTGTCCGAGCCGCCCTCCAGGCTCCGGGAGTCCCTCCGCAGGACCAGCTGGCTGGTGCTCTTGAACAGTTTATAGATCCTCGTGAACTTCTGCCCAGGCCTGCGGTGGCCCCGGCGCTCCCGGCTGCCAGGCCTCTTGGGTCGCTCGAAGGTGTTCTCCTCGCTGTCCTCCACGTAGCCACTGTCCATGCCGTCCGAGAGGCCCGAGACAAAGGAGGTCAGCAGCTGGCGGGAGAGGGTGGGTCCTGAGGTCTGGGACGAGGCGAGGGACAGGGTGGAGTCGCGGGAGGCAGCCGAGCTGGTGGAGAGCAGTGAGTCCCTTTCGGCACAATGCCCGTCGGTTTccaagtcctcctcctcctcctcctcctcgtcctcctcctcgtcctcatCCTCCTCATCATCCCCCAGGATTCCTGGCTGGATCAGCTCCTGTTCCTTCAGCAGGATTTCCTGCAGGATGTCTGCGGGGAAGCAAGAGGAGGCACCGTCTGGGGGTCTGGGCTCTTGAAGCCCCTCTTGTACACCCCTGGGGGTGCCGACAGGCCAGCCCAGGACTCAAAGCACTGCCCCCTGCTCTGCTTAGAGCCTGCCTGGAGTGGGGGCTGGCGAGGGGGTGGGCACCATGAGGGCTGCTTACCGAAGCTGTCCTGGTTCCAGCTGTAGGTGTAGCACCTGGCGACAGGGATGGGGATGGTGCGGAGACTGCCGGGCTTTGCAGGGTCTGGAGGaatgggggaggaggagcagaaggTGAGGGCCAGTAGGGGCCTTGAGATTGGCCAGCCCAGGCCCCTCGTCCTGGAGGAGGGGCCAGAGTTGGGAGAGGACGGGCACAGGAGCACAGGACGTGCAGCCGGGTGGGCTGGGGCTGAGCTGGAAGCTGGGAGGCCCGGCCCGCAGACGGAGGGCAGCTTTCCAGCACACAGAGCAGATGCCCTGCCCTGTCCTAAGCTGCGTGAATGTGGCCAAGTCTCAGCCCCTGCGCCTTATTTTACAGGGTTCAGATGAAAGAACAATGGCAGGGGTCGCTTCTTCCAGAACAGATTTACTGAAAGGTTGCTTCCCAGACCCCCTGGGACGAGGTGGGCCCAGTGACTAAGGTGGCTTAAAGGGGTACATGCACACATGCCACGAGCAGCATTTGCGTTATCTTCGTTGTGAAGATGAAGCCCCTGGCCCTCAgcactctctcttcctcctcccgcAAGCTGCCccagtggtgatgatggtggccCAGCGCCGACCCTGTGGACAGGAGTCCAGCCCTCGGGGACGGTGGAGCAACCAGGTGTCGGAGAATCTGAGTCCCTGAATGACTGTGTAGAACAGAACCACCAGGCCAGCCCGGCAGCTCTCTTGGGAAGCTGGAATGCACCAGGGGTAAACGGGCCCCCTTCATCCACAGAGCCTCACCTAAGACACCAGGGAAGCCGGCTTTTTCTCCCACTGCCTGCAGCTTGGTCCTGAGCCACTGCCGGGCCTCAGAGGCATCCCCGATGCCAGATGCCAGCTCCTGTGCCTCTGCGGTCTCCGTGAAGATGTCCTCGAGCTCTGCCAGGGTCTTGGACTGAAACCCCAAACCATGGCTTGGCTGCCTGACTTCTTGGTCAGTCCCTCCTCAGCCTCATCACCCACCTCTACCCACAGCTGACCAGGGAGCCAGGCCTCCTGCTCCACCCCTATTctctggaaacagaaagaaaggtcCAGAGCCAGAGCCCTGCAGAGTTGGGAGGGTCCTCTGTTCACCACtgtggcccagagaggggagggggctgtccAGGGCTACACAGCTGACCCGTCACAGAACTGGAACTGGATGCCTGGCCTTCCTGCTTCAGCCAGAAGCTCATTCCTCTCCACCCAGCCCATGCCGTGCCCTGAGGCTCTGTGTCCAGCCCCACTGTCCAGGGTGCCACCCAGCCAGGTTAGGACCCAGCACAACAGAAACCTTCTCAATGAGGCCAGCCCTCCAGTCCACACCCCACCATGTCACTCATG encodes the following:
- the LOC105098995 gene encoding phosphoinositide 3-kinase regulatory subunit 5 isoform X9; the protein is MQPGATTCTEDRIQHALERCLHGLSLSRRSTSWSAGLCLNCWSLQELVSRDPGHFLILLEQILQKTREVQEKGTYDLLAPLALLFYSTVLCTPHFPPDSDLLLKAARTYHRFLTWPVPYCSICQELLTFIDAELKAPGISYQRLVRAEQGLSTRSHRSSTVTVLLLNPVEVQAEFLAVADKLSSPRHSPHSTYTTLLLHAFQATFGAHCDLPGLHCRLQSKTLAELEDIFTETAEAQELASGIGDASEARQWLRTKLQAVGEKAGFPGVLDPAKPGSLRTIPIPVARCYTYSWNQDSFDILQEILLKEQELIQPGILGDDEEDEDEEEDEEEEEEEDLETDGHCAERDSLLSTSSAASRDSTLSLASSQTSGPTLSRQLLTSFVSGLSDGMDSGYVEDSEENTFERPKRPGSRERRGHRRPGQKFTRIYKLFKSTSQLVLRRDSRSLEGGSDTTLPLRRAGSLCSPLDGLVPPPSRAQRSRSLPQPKLSPQLPSWLLAPASRHQRRRPFLSGDEDPKASTLRVVVFGSDRISGKVARAYSNLRRLENNRPLLTRFFKLQFFYVPVKRTHGPGTSTSPASPSPSPLPTDSPRHPGPAEPGAPPWEESTNDISHYLGMLDPWYERNVLGLMHLPPEVLCQSLKAEPRPLEGSPAQLPILADMLLYYCRFAARPVLLQVYQTELTFITGEKTTEIFIHSLELGHSAATRAIKASGPGSKRLGIDGDREAIPLTLQIIYSKGAISGRSRWSNMEKVCTSVNLSKACRKQEDLDSSMEALTLNLTEVVKRQNPKSKKGFNQISTSQIKVDKVQIIGSNSCPFAVCLDQDERKILQSVVRCEVSPCYKPEKSGPRPPPQRPSYPPLAQTAPDLCSLLCLPIMTFSGALP
- the LOC105098995 gene encoding phosphoinositide 3-kinase regulatory subunit 5 isoform X8, encoding MQPGATTCTEDRIQHALERCLHGLSLSRRSTSWSAGLCLNCWSLQELVSRDPGHFLILLEQILQKTREVQEKGTYDLLAPLALLFYSTVLCTPHFPPDSDLLLKAARTYHRFLTWPVPYCSICQELLTFIDAELKAPGISYQRLVRAEQGLSTRSHRSSTVTVLLLNPVEVQAEFLAVADKLSSPRHSPHSTYTTLLLHAFQATFGAHCDLPGLHCRLQSKTLAELEDIFTETAEAQELASGIGDASEARQWLRTKLQAVGEKAGFPGVLDPAKPGSLRTIPIPVARCYTYSWNQDSFDILQEILLKEQELIQPGILGDDEEDEDEEEDEEEEEEEDLETDGHCAERDSLLSTSSAASRDSTLSLASSQTSGPTLSRQLLTSFVSGLSDGMDSGYVEDSEENTFERPKRPGSRERRGHRRPGQKFTRIYKLFKSTSQLVLRRDSRSLEGGSDTTLPLRRAGSLCSPLDGLVPPPSRAQRSRSLPQPKLSPQLPSWLLAPASRHQRRRPFLSGDEDPKASTLRVVVFGSDRISGKVARAYSNLRRLENNRPLLTRFFKLQFFYVPVKRTHGPGTSTSPASPSPSPLPTDSPRHPGPAEPGAPPWEESTNDISHYLGMLDPWYERNVLGLMHLPPEVLCQQSLKAEPRPLEGSPAQLPILADMLLYYCRFAARPVLLQVYQTELTFITGEKTTEIFIHSLELGHSAATRAIKASGPGSKRLGIDGDREAIPLTLQIIYSKGAISGRSRWSNMEKVCTSVNLSKACRKQEDLDSSMEALTLNLTEVVKRQNPKSKKGFNQISTSQIKVDKVQIIGSNSCPFAVCLDQDERKILQSVVRCEVSPCYKPEKSGPRPPPQRPSYPPLAQTAPDLCSLLCLPIMTFSGALP